ATTATAGTGCTATGGGTTAAGTTTCATCTCCTTTTGTACCGACAGCGTCGGCATAAGAGCTTCCCCTCCCTTGATGGGAGGGGTTAGGGGGGTGAAATAAACAATCCTCTTTCACCCTCACCCTATCCCTCTCCCCTCAAGGGAGAGGGAATTTCGCTTTGTCTCCCAACTAACTGCTTAACTTAGTTTTGAGTAGTTACGTATAAGAGTGAAATCGTGCCGACTATCCAACAATAATAAGCGAAAAGGGTTAAGCGGTGTTTGGCCAAGAGGGATAGAAGGAGTTTGATGGCGGCTAAGCCGGAAAGAAAGGCCACCCCTGTTCCAAGGGCATAAGCGGTTAAGCAGGAAGGGGCCACGAGGGTTACATCTTTTAATTCAAGTGCCTGCGCCCCGGTTATGGCTGGGATAGAAAGGATAAAGGAGAACGAGGCGGTCAGCCTTCTGTCTATGCCTCTTAAGAGGCCGGTGCTAATGGTTATCCCTGAGCGAGAGGTACCGGGGATAATGGCTATCCCCTGGGCCGTGCCAATTAAGAGGGCGTCAAGGGTATTTAGTGATTCCCCATTGGCCCGCAGGTAGGCGTACCTTTCAGCCAGAAATAGTATGCCCCCTGTAACTAGAAGCATCACGGTAACTGCCTGCGGGGCGCTAAAAAGGGCTTCAAAATAATCTTTAAAGACAAGGCCAATGATTCCGGTTGGTATAGAGCCAATGATGATCAGGAGAAAGAACCATCTTTGGGGATGGTCATGCCATATTTCAGTGGGGTTCTTCCCTACCCTGTATTCACCCCATGTCCCCCTCAAGGCAGAGATTATCTGCCAGATCTCTTGGTAAAAGTAGACCAGAACAGCCAGCATGGTGCCTCCATGCACCATCACATCGAAGAGGAGGAGATTCGAATCTTTAAGGTTTAGGATTGATTGGGCAATAACCAGGTGCCCGGAACTTGATACGGGCAGGAACTCAGTCAGGCCCTGAACTAATCCCAGTAAAACTGCTTGCAGTATTTCCATCTTCCTTCAGCCTTCAGCCTATCTACCCTCACCCGCTCTATTACACCTCTATAATCACCGGCAAGATCATCGGCCGTCTCTCTGTCTCCTCGTAAAAGAATTTTCGTAGGGCATCCCGAAGGCTGGATTTGATCTCGCCATGATCAGGGGGGGTCTTTTTGGTTAATTCAGCTACTATGGCGGTTACTTTGGTCTTGGCCTGATACATCAATTCGTCGGACCGGCGCAGATAGACAAAACCTCGCGAAATGATCTCCGGGTCGGAAATGAATTTACCCGACAGTTTATCCACCGCCAGAATAACAATAACCATGCCGTCCTGGGCCAGGTGCTGTCTGTCTCTCAAAACCACGCTGCCCACATCGCCTACCCCTTTGCCATCAACCATTATTATCCCGGACTGAACCGAACCCGTAATTCTGGCTTTGTCTTTGGTTAAATTAAGCCGTTGGCCATTGTCAAGGATGAAGATATTTTCCTTGGGGATGTTTACCTTTTCAGCCAATTGGGCGTGATGAACCAGATGTCTATACTCCCCGTGGATAGGGACAAAGAAGCGAGGCCGAACCAGATTAAGCATCAATTTCAATTCTTCTCGACTGGCATGTCCGGAGACATGGACATCGGAGACCTTTTCATAAACCACTTCCGCGCCTAATTTAAAGAGATTGTTGATCGTCCGGGCAATGGTCGATTCATTACCAGGAATGACCCGGGCAGAAATAACAACCGTATCTTGAGGTTGAATCTTGATTTGTTTATGAGACTTGGTGGCCATTCTT
This genomic interval from bacterium contains the following:
- a CDS encoding undecaprenyl-diphosphate phosphatase encodes the protein MEILQAVLLGLVQGLTEFLPVSSSGHLVIAQSILNLKDSNLLLFDVMVHGGTMLAVLVYFYQEIWQIISALRGTWGEYRVGKNPTEIWHDHPQRWFFLLIIIGSIPTGIIGLVFKDYFEALFSAPQAVTVMLLVTGGILFLAERYAYLRANGESLNTLDALLIGTAQGIAIIPGTSRSGITISTGLLRGIDRRLTASFSFILSIPAITGAQALELKDVTLVAPSCLTAYALGTGVAFLSGLAAIKLLLSLLAKHRLTLFAYYCWIVGTISLLYVTTQN